The following are from one region of the Acidobacteriota bacterium genome:
- the hflK gene encoding FtsH protease activity modulator HflK codes for MAENPFGEGKPEFRVDIPEGSAKLVRIVVIVALVVLAAASSVYSVDPEEIGVVLRFGQFSPDRIGQPGLHFKLPLGIDRVIKVPVKRQLKQEFGFRSTGQARDQRTQYRRVPEESNMLTGDLNAAEVEWVVQYLIGDAEKFLFRVKDVEDTFRDMTEAVVREVVGDRTVNEVLTVGRAEIATTVEVKLQELADQYNTGIIVDQVVLQDVKPPDRVKPSFNEVNEAQQQKEQTINQAQQDFNREVPRAQGEAQQLIEQAEGYAIDRTNRAQGEAERFNALFSEYRKAPEVTRTRLYLETLSKVLPESGSKVVVDEDVRGLLPFLDLGGAAAAARQSNAPRSNAGQGGAP; via the coding sequence TGGTGCTGGCGGCGGCGAGCAGTGTGTATAGCGTGGACCCGGAGGAGATTGGCGTGGTGCTGCGCTTTGGCCAGTTCTCGCCGGATCGCATCGGCCAGCCCGGCCTGCACTTCAAGCTGCCCCTGGGCATCGACCGCGTGATCAAAGTGCCGGTGAAGCGGCAGCTGAAGCAGGAATTCGGCTTCCGCAGTACCGGCCAGGCCCGCGATCAGCGCACCCAGTATCGGCGGGTGCCGGAAGAGTCCAACATGCTCACCGGCGACCTCAACGCCGCCGAAGTGGAATGGGTGGTCCAGTACCTCATCGGCGACGCGGAGAAATTCCTCTTCCGGGTCAAGGATGTGGAGGACACCTTCCGCGACATGACCGAGGCGGTGGTGCGCGAGGTGGTGGGGGACCGGACGGTCAACGAGGTGCTCACCGTCGGCCGTGCGGAGATCGCTACGACGGTGGAGGTCAAGCTCCAGGAGCTGGCGGATCAATACAACACGGGGATCATCGTCGACCAGGTGGTGCTCCAGGACGTCAAGCCGCCGGATCGGGTCAAGCCCTCCTTCAACGAGGTCAATGAGGCTCAGCAGCAAAAAGAGCAGACCATCAACCAAGCGCAGCAGGACTTCAACCGCGAGGTGCCGCGGGCGCAGGGTGAGGCTCAGCAGCTCATCGAGCAGGCGGAGGGCTACGCCATCGACCGCACCAACCGCGCCCAGGGTGAGGCGGAGCGCTTCAACGCCCTCTTCTCCGAGTACCGCAAGGCGCCGGAAGTGACCCGCACCCGGCTGTATCTGGAAACCCTGTCGAAGGTACTGCCGGAGAGTGGTAGCAAGGTGGTGGTGGACGAAGACGTCCGTGGCCTGCTGCCGTTCCTCGATCTCGGTGGGGCGGCGGCCGCCGCCCGACAAAGCAACGCCCCAAGAAGCAATGCCGGTCAGGGAGGTGCCCCATGA